In Rhodamnia argentea isolate NSW1041297 chromosome 11, ASM2092103v1, whole genome shotgun sequence, one genomic interval encodes:
- the LOC115752392 gene encoding uncharacterized protein LOC115752392, with product MSGGSQFSRISSLIDLHLRPCAVIEVSSVSKEEERNLLIALSKVLREIRLWTGEEIDVSSDGDAEAKSVTQIADSGEFALNSEEQIFLGKTVGDLMRFLMVHSQHVQHLTGNVLLAISELLSAYGKGWGFFVHLLFVYAELSIGNIHPCSSVTITREHEDLYGVSESHDPAIKSKLQKANWSTVAGIFQVLRCIWKYLKQDFKDQLVDSYLNSLNSFISHIPWNLLDDANVGPKCAHMGPQMPKFIFLGYFTQLLSSVMEQVDNKKVQHGSVNGHQLLFSITKLVPSLFLCCLGKEEEHDDARIYLYFRHKLLMLMTRLSGQGLEGSVLILWLQLLHKYFQDLMSEQISMVEPVRDDSLEGSPFSASMFEENIQGTNLYHLKRQAIFLFIRCSLSLIFNEEVVDQQCECLSTKPCLSSHPEYCSHKKVLEELYKWLCQNLQHDTHRGSELYIEECMHFGSSFIQLYAQEDDLLFKVLLEVLCIPIPGSEKFDEVKGRTPDSQENILMHLSNLFNPLNLFHSFLAEIKYDHQVLLDYLISKDTGISCAEYLLRCLRLISESWEAFLQFSYVRSAKKWSSNKERKISRQKVNFHLEPYGTGKFRHGHKLEGTRGKPFDKAKLCLLSLKYSVESLHQKKLFPYNPKVLLRRLTEFLELCFNKGCMGRVGEGKLT from the exons ATGTCCGGCGGTTCTCAGTTCTCTCGCATTTCCAGTCTGATCGATCTCCATCTTCGACCGTGCGCT GTAATCGAAGTTTCTTCCGTAAGCAAAGAAGAGGAGAGGAATCTATTGATCGCTCTCTCCAAG GTTTTGAGAGAAATTCGGCTCTGGACCGGTGAAGAAATTGATGTGTCCTCTGATGGC GACGCGGAGGCAAAATCAGTTACCCAGATTGCGGATTCAGGTGAATTTGCTCTCAACTCTGAGGAACAAATCTTTTTGGGCAAAACTGTTGGTGATTTG ATGCGTTTTCTAATGGTTCACAGTCAACATGTTCAGCATTTGACAGGCAATGTCCTTTTGGCAATTTCCGAGCTTTTGTCTGCCTAT GGAAAAGGATGGGGCTTCTTTGTGCATTTATTGTTTGTTTATGCTGAACTGTCAATAGGAAACATTCACCCGTGTTCTTCTGTTACCATAACAAGGGAACATGAAGATTTATATGGTGTTTCAGAAAGTCATGATCCTGCCATCAAATCGAAGCTGCAAAAGGCCAACTGGTCCACTGTGGCTGGAATTTTTCAGGTCTTGCGCTGCATTTGGAAATATTTGAAGCAAGATTTTAAGGATCAGTTAGTTGATTCGTACTTAAATTCTCTGAATTCCTTTATTTCACATATACCTTGGAATTTATTGGATGATGCTAATGTTGGTCCAAAGTGTGCTCACATGGGTCCCCAAATGCCGAAGTTCATATTTCTTGGATATTTTACTCAGTTACTGAGTTCAGTGATGGAGCAAGTCGATAATAAAAAGGTTCAACATGGTTCTGTTAATGGGCATCAACTTCTTTTCTCCATTACCAAACTTGTTCCCAGTTTGTTCCTATGTTGTCTTGGCAAGGAAGAAGAACATGATGATGCTCGCATCTATTTATACTTCAGACATAAGCTGTTG ATGCTGATGACTAGGCTCAGTGGCCAGGGCCTGGAGGGCTCTGTTCTCATCCTATGGTTGCAGCTTCTGCATAAATACTTTCAAGATCTTATGTCAGAACAAATAAGTATGGTTGAGCCTGTCAGAGATGACAGTTTAGAAGGCTCCCCTTTTTCAGCAAGCATGTTTGAGGAAAACATTCAAGGTACCAATCTGTACCACTTAAAGAGGCAggctattttccttttcatcagGTGTTCGTTGAGTTTGATTTTCAATGAAGAGGTGGTTGATCAGCAATGCGAATGCCTATCTACAAAACCATGTTTAAGTTCACATCCAGAATATTGCAGTCATAAGAAAGTTCTAGAAGAGCTTTATAAGTGGCTCTGTCAGAACCTTCAGCACGATACCCATCGAGGCAGTGAATTATACATTGAGGAGTGCATGCATTTTGGCTCATCCTTCATTCAGCTATATGCCCAGGAG GATGACCTTCTATTTAAAGTGCTCTTGGAAGTGCTTTGCATTCCGATTCCTGGATCTGAAAA GTTTGATGAAGTAAAAGGGAGAACCCCAGACTCGCAGGAAAATATTCTTATGCACCTTTCAAATCTTTTTAATCCTTTAAACTTATTCCACTCATTCCTTGCAGAG ATAAAATATGATCATCAGGTGCTTCTTGATTACCTCATATCTAAGGACACAGGAATCAGTTGTGCAGAATATCTTCTACG gtGCCTGCGACTGATCTCTGAATCATGGGAAGCATTCTTACAATTTTCATATGTGCGGAGTGCAAAGAAATGGTCGtcaaataaggaaagaaaaatttccCGTCAGAAGGTAAATTTTCATCTGGAGCCATATGGCACTGGAAAATTCAGACATGGGCATAAACTCGAAGGAACCAGAGGAAAGCCATTTGACAAAGCTAAACTATGTTTGCTGTCCTTAAAATATTCAGTGGAAAGTCTCCATCAGAAAAAATTGTTTCCTTATAACCCTAAAGTTCTTCTGAGACG TCTAACAGAATTCCTGGAACTATGTTTTAACAAGGGATGTATGGGAAGAGTGGGTGAGGGGAAGTTGACATAA
- the LOC115752397 gene encoding salicylic acid-binding protein 2-like — translation MEHHHFLLVHGACHGAWSWYKLKHRLESAGHRVTALDLAASGTHTKSMHDIRTFREYTEPLLELMASLGAHERVILVGHSLGGLSLALAADRFPEKISAAVFLTAFMPDTAHRPSYVLEEYCARAPEGAWLDTQFAPMGEPDNPLTSMFFGPAFLSSKLYQMSPLEDLELCKILTRPGSLFLEDLRTSSNFTREGYGSTVRVYVACGQDLGIPLEFQRWMIATGGADHVVEVEGADHMPMLSTPQELCDCLLEIGARYARA, via the exons ATGGAACACCACCATTTCTTACTTGTGCACGGCGCCTGCCACGGCGCGTGGAGCTGGTACAAGCTCAAGCACCGGCTCGAGTCGGCCGGCCACCGCGTCACGGCTCTCGACCTCGCCGCCTCCGGCACCCACACGAAGTCCATGCACGACATCCGCACGTTCCGCGAGTACACCGAGCCGCTGCTGGAGCTCATGGCTTCGCTCGGGGCGCACGAGAGGGTGATCCTCGTCGGCCACAGCTTGGGCGGCTTGAGCTTGGCTCTCGCTGCCGACAGGTTCCCGGAGAAGATATCGGCAGCTGTCTTCTTGACGGCTTTCATGCCAGACACCGCCCATCGGCCGTCGTATGTGTTGGAAGAG TATTGTGCAAGGGCTCCGGAGGGAGCATGGCTGGACACCCAATTCGCGCCCATGGGAGAGCCCGACAATCCCTTGACATCCATGTTCTTCGGCCCCGCCTTCTTGTCATCCAAGCTCTATCAAATGTCTCCTCTCGAG gaTCTGGAACTCTGTAAGATCTTGACGAGGCCAGGGTCGTTGTTCCTGGAAGACCTGAGAACGTCGAGCAACTTCACCCGCGAAGGGTACGGGTCGACCGTGCGGGTCTACGTCGCGTGCGGGCAAGATCTGGGGATACCTCTGGAGTTCCAACGATGGATGATCGCCACTGGTGGGGCCGACCACGTCGTGGAGGTGGAAGGCGCGGATCACATGCCTATGCTCTCGACGCCGCAGGAGCTTTGCGATTGTCTGCTGGAGATTGGGGCTAGGTACGCACGTGCCTAA
- the LOC115752393 gene encoding GDSL esterase/lipase At2g23540-like, translated as MAKQPIVLVALVLLLVCVRAQEDTGLDASFIFGDSLVDAGNNNYLQTLSKANILPNGIDFRASGGNPTGRYTNGRTIGDIVGEELGQPNYAVPFLAPNSTGKAILNGVNYASGGGGVLNATGSIFINRLSLDIQIDYFNITRKQLDKLLGPSQARNFLMDKSIFSITVGANDFLNNYLLPVLSIGARASQTPDAFIDDMVNHLRNQLTRLYQLDARKFVLGDVGPIGCIPYQKTINRLSSDQCVDLANQLARQYNSRLQDLLTELNENLPGATFVHANVYDLVMELITNYDKYGFTTASTACCGNGGQFAGIIPCGPVSSMCSDRSKHVFWDPYHPSEAANLILAKQLVDGDTRFVSPMNLRQLRDL; from the exons GATGCTTCTTTCATCTTTGGTGATTCCTTGGTTGATGCTGGAAACAACAATTATTTGCAGACATTGTCCAAGGCAAACATCCTACCAAATGGGATTGATTTCAGAGCTTCTGGAGGGAATCCCACTGGCAGATACACCAATGGAAGAACCATTGGAGACATTGTTG GGGAAGAACTGGGACAACCAAACTATGCTGTCCCATTTTTGGCTCCAAACTCAACTGGCAAAGCTATATTGAATGGAGTCAATTATGCATCTGGGGGAGGAGGGGTTCTGAATGCTACTGGAAGTATATTT ATAAATAGGCTGAGCTTGGACATCCAAATTGACTACTTCAATATCACAAGGAAGCAGCTCGACAAGCTCTTAGGACCATCACAAGCAAGAAACTTCTTGATGGACAAATCGATCTTCTCGATCACGGTCGGGGCTAATGATTTCCTCAACAATTACCTGCTTCCGGTCCTCTCCATTGGTGCCCGGGCTTCTCAAACCCCCGACGCTTTCATTGACGACATGGTCAATCACTTGAGGAACCAACTTACG CGACTCTACCAACTGGATGCTCGGAAGTTTGTATTAGGGGACGTGGGTCCAATTGGATGTATACCTTATCAAAAGACCATAAACCGGTTAAGCTCAGATCAATGTGTCGACTTGGCGAACCAACTGGCTCGCCAGTACAATAGCAGGCTGCAGGATCTGCTCACTGAACTCAACGAAAATCTTCCGGGAGCCACTTTCGTCCACGCGAATGTCTACGATCTTGTGATGGAACTCATCACAAACTATGACAAATACG GTTTTACGACGGCCAGTACAGCTTGCTGTGGGAACGGAGGACAATTTGCTGGGATCATACCATGTGGTCCAGTATCAAGCATGTGCAGTGATCGATCCAAACATGTCTTCTGGGATCCTTATCACCCAAGCGAGGCAGCCAATCTCATATTGGCAAAACAATTGGTCGATGGAGACACTAGATTCGTCTCTCCGATGAATCTCAGACAGCTTCGAGATCTTTGA
- the LOC115752396 gene encoding pentatricopeptide repeat-containing protein At3g50420: MPPSWEPSSLALLIQKCASVTTLEIVRRLHALALTTHAISPYVNNNLLSMYARCASLDSARQLFDRMPQRNIVSYNALISAYSRVPSQASSAVGLFAQLGIEGLRPNGLTFTSLFQACSLLEDRFMSSLLHGCAVKCGFADNICVQTSILGMFTSCGDLQSAGNVFRFIVDKDAVAWNSMIFGSLKNDRISDALCLFSEMLASGISPTQFTYSIVMNACAKLEHYTYGRIIHGRAVISGITFDLPMENALLDMYLNCSDINTAQSIFDRMQNPDIVSWNSLISGYTENGHGDFAIEIFIHLRRLSFPRPDEYTLAAAVSATGTFLVNDCGKALHGQVIKAGFESSFYVGTTLISLYFINGENGYAHNVFHSLPKKDVVIWTEMITAHSKLADSETAIKYFYEMYEEGHKTDSFALSGALSACADLTVLKQGEMIHSLAVKMGYDVDMAVCGSLVDMYAKNGNPQAAELIFSDVSNPDLKCYNSMLGGYGYHGLAEKALKLFDDILVAGLLPDQVTFLSALSACNHSCLVNDGKILWNCMRNFNLRPGPKHYSCMVSLLSRAGLLEEAEEMINKSPYYDDHLELWRTLLSSSVNYQNLRMGIRAAEHVLSLDMEDIATHILLSNLYAAAGKWGVVAETRRKIRGLVMDKYPGLSWIESQDTINVFSSGDQVHPTISKIQSELNSLIGNMKRSEVDEVNSITCGI, encoded by the coding sequence ATGCCGCCGTCATGGGAGCCGTCTTCCTTGGCTTTGCTGATCCAAAAATGCGCTTCCGTGACCACCCTCGAGATTGTGCGTCGGCTCCACGCTCTCGCCCTCACGACCCACGCCATCTCTCCGTACGTGAACAACAATCTTCTCTCCATGTACGCCCGTTGCGCGTCATTGGACAGCGCACGGCAACTGTTCGACAGAATGCCTCAAAGAAACATAGTTTCTTACAATGCGCTTATCTCGGCTTATTCTCGGGTGCCTAGTCAGGCGTCCTCAGCCGTGGGGTTGTTCGCCCAACTGGGTATTGAGGGGTTGAGGCCGAATGGGCTGACTTTCACCAGCTTGTTTCAGGCTTGCTCTTTGCTCGAAGATCGGTTCATGAGTTCTTTGCTGCATGGTTGTGCCGTGAAATGTGGATTTGCGGATAATATCTGCGTTCAGACGTCTATTCTTGGCATGTTCACTAGTTGCGGGGATCTGCAATCTGCAGGGAATGTCTTCCGGTTTATAGTTGATAAAGATGCTGTTGCATGGAACTCTATGATTTTCGGGAGTTTGAAGAATGATAGAATCAGTGACGCTCTCTGCTTATTCAGTGAGATGCTTGCATCTGGTATTTCTCCTACCCAGTTCACATATTCAATTGTCATGAATGCTTGCGCAAAGCTGGAACATTATACCTATGGACGGATCATCCATGGCCGAGCAGTCATCTCTGGCATCACCTTTGATCTGCCTATGGAGAATGCCCTGCTTGACATGTATCTTAACTGCAGTGACATCAATACTGCACAGAGTATTTTTGATAGAATGCAGAATCCAGACATTGTTTCTTGGAACTCATTGATTTCAGGGTATACAGAAAATGGTCATGGAGATTTTGCCATAGAGATATTTATACATTTACGGAGACTTTCATTTCCTAGACCTGATGAATACACTCTCGCAGCTGCCGTTTCTGCAACAGGAACATTCTTAGTCAATGACTGTGGGAAGGCTCTTCATGGTCAAGTCATTAAAGCGGGATTTGAAAGTAGCTTCTATGTTGGGACTACACTAATCTCCCTGTACTTTATAAATGGAGAAAATGGGTATGCTCATAATGTTTTCCACTCATTACCGAAGAAGGATGTGGTAATCTGGACAGAGATGATCACAGCCCATTCTAAATTGGCAGATTCAGAGACTGCAATAAAATATTTCTATGAAATGTACGAGGAAGGCCATAAGACTGATAGTTTTGCTTTAAGTGGAGCTTTGAGCGCGTGTGCTGATCTTACAGTTCTCAAACAAGGAGAGATGATACACTCCTTGGCTGTAAAAATGGGATATGATGTGGACATGGCTGTCTGTGGTAGTCTAGTTGACATGTATGCTAAAAATGGAAACCCTCAAGCCGCTGAGTTAATATTTTCTGATGTTTCCAACCCTGATTTGAAATGCTATAACTCAATGCTTGGTGGATATGGCTACCATGGGTTGGCAGAGAAGGCGTTGAAACTATTTGATGACATTCTTGTGGCCGGTCTACTTCCGGATCAAGTGACCTTCTTATCGGCACTCTCTGCTTGCAACCATAGTTGTTTGGTCAATGATGGGAAGATCTTATGGAATTGTATGAGAAACTTTAATCTTAGACCAGGCCCTAAGCATTACTCATGCATGGTCAGTTTGCTGAGCCGAGCAGGATTACTGGAAGAGGCAGAGGAAATGATTAACAAATCACCATACTATGATGACCATTTAGAATTGTGGAGAACCTTGCTTAGTTCATCTGTAAATTATCAGAATTTGCGCATGGGAATTCGTGCTGCTGAGCATGTTCTGAGTTTGGACATGGAAGACATTGCAACTCATATCTTGCTCTCTAATCTTTATGCTGCTGCAGGGAAGTGGGGTGTTGTGGCAGAAACTAGAAGAAAGATAAGAGGGCTCGTGATGGATAAATATCCAGGACTAAGTTGGATTGAATCCCAGGATACAATTAATGTGTTCTCTTCTGGTGATCAGGTACATCCAACTATAAGCAAAATCCAGTCTGAACTTAACAGCCTAATTGGAAACATGAAAAGATCAGAAGTTGATGAGGTTAATTCAATAACCTGTGGTATCTAG